atcatgtaactttttcaaaaagttaattaaattactacatttaaaatatatatatttaaaaaaaagtatatttgtaacaagctaaacattacagtacagtatattcaaatatatttttatacctaaTAAAGGATACTACAAGTGTGCTATTAcgaaagacaggaacaagaaacatatttgtactcagtacatttctaatatacttgctgtatagtaatagtgatacagttgtaatacacattaaatgtattataattttactgtaagcatatttaaaatatgaatatggggtcacatacatgaagtagtttaaatgtttaaatgttacttaagtatatttaaaatagttccattttagtacagttaagtacacttagcacaatttaagtaagaccttagtactatttttatataattaaagtataataagtacaaaaaagttgttccattttagcactctttaaatatactggttAATAATAATGTAGCTACAAAAacactatagtgcactatagcataataatgattagtatactttaatctactttttattCATTagggttaacagctgtgctgaacccatcaagagttaattacttgaatttcttgtctcttaataaagtgtttgagagcatcagttaaagtaaagtagtgaagaggtagagttacaggtatacagtgaatactgaatatttgagtaatgttctaatccagattatgagaagcaagaaatactcaaataaaagaccattaaaaaacattatgatgaaactggcactcatcaggaccaccccatgaAAGAAAGCGCAAGGGTtacctctattgcacaggatgagtttatcagagttaccagcctcagaaaccacaagttaacagctccccagataagagcacctaaattatgtatttttagtttgtttaacacttttaagttactacatgattccttatgttttccttcatagtctggatcagttCATTAACAAatagaaatgacaaaaaatgttttgaaaagttactttatttcagtaattcagttcaaaatgtgaaactcatatattatatagatgtattaaacacagagtgatctattttaagcctttatttcttttattgttgatgattatggcttggatggtttggagagtcatgtctgtcatctgctggtgttgatccactgtgttttattatcaagtctaaagtcagtgcagttttgttttcccacaaaatcttacagcacttcatatcttacagcttccctctgctactgacaacttttatagagatgcgtggatttcattttccagcaggacttggcacaatgcccacactgctaaaagtaccagttggtcttatatcatattctaattttctgatagactgatttttgggtttcattggctgtaagccataatcatcaataataaaataaataagggcttaaaatatatcactctttgtgtttaatacatctatataatatatgagtttcacatttttaacttaattactgaaataaagcaacttttcaaagatattcaatttttttacctGTATATAAAGGTAAAATGCAATAATAAGTTAACGGAATGAAACAGcagaataatacatataaaataaaattctaaaaataaGTACAATTATAAAATTGTTTTATCTTAATCTAAATAGTTATCTGCCAAATGAATCTTTGCATTTCCTGCCATATGCACTTTATCACTATTTGGGTTTAAATACCGTATATGAGATGTTCTCCTTAATGCTCACACTCGATGAGATGAGCACACGGATCGATGACCTGGAGAAGAACATCTCTGACCTCATGACTCAGGCAGGAGTGGAGGAGTATGAGGGGGAGAATAAAGTCAGTGACGCATCGGGAACAGCTTGATAAAGGTTTGGAATTGATGCTGAATTGAATTGTTTTCTTTAGACTGTAAATTTAGCtgacttttttattaattaatttattttcttttcagttCGCCAGGAACACAGAGGAACCTACCTTTTCCATAGGCGTGGCAAAGTTCTCTAATTATAATGgtctgtatgtatgtactgtatgtttgtatgtatgtgtgtgtgtgtgtgtgtgtgtgtatttttattttttatgtttttttttgggggggtgggtGGGGGAAAGAAGGGGTTATGTATGCCATATGTGTAAATAGCGTTTGATATGGATTATAATGCTATCATAATGCTATGATTTTGTTTAATGCTGCACTaaaattagtttttctttttctttt
The DNA window shown above is from Astyanax mexicanus isolate ESR-SI-001 chromosome 16, AstMex3_surface, whole genome shotgun sequence and carries:
- the hsbp1a gene encoding heat shock factor-binding protein 1a is translated as MSETEPKSAQDLTVVVQTLLQQMQDKFQTMSDQIIGRIDEMSTRIDDLEKNISDLMTQAGVEEYEGENKVSDASGTA